In Armatimonadota bacterium, a single genomic region encodes these proteins:
- a CDS encoding M20/M25/M40 family metallo-hydrolase, which translates to MTLAAFALALSYVPQSTDEIVAKIVNEAKSNSQAMKSLQDLTSKFGPRLTSSSNLDQAQRWMANQFKKAGCTNVHLEPWGSIPVGFDRGRNSFGRMNTPVARQFEFTSPSWTEGTKGAMKGLAIACPKDKAELDAMKEKLKGAWVVMDRQPRRSRPGADAPSPEVQAQIDLDAAIDGLGIAGRVYASRSELVITSGSFRDKTFEKHPMDRSVTIRKSDMDALKASMAEGKAVELEFNLDQKFRKGPVVQNNVIAEIKGTEKPDEVVIISGHIDSWDGPGAVGASDNGTGSCTALEAARLLLKAGAKPKRTIRFILWGGEEQGLYGSRSYVIQHEKELDKISAVFVDDGGSNYIGGYNGHPDMKPILQRGMDQVVAAFPDLPMRYTERTNPKTQIGSDQDSFNAVGVPGFFTLETGSEKYGSQDYNFIHHTQHDTMKYVIPMYMVQSSVAHAVVGLQVANAETMLPRYPKFEYKLNPDGVPGLAALLMKK; encoded by the coding sequence ATGACCCTCGCCGCCTTTGCCCTCGCGCTCTCATACGTTCCGCAGTCCACCGACGAAATTGTCGCCAAGATCGTCAATGAGGCGAAATCGAACTCGCAGGCGATGAAGTCGCTCCAGGACTTGACATCTAAGTTCGGCCCGCGCCTGACGTCTTCCTCTAACCTCGATCAAGCCCAACGCTGGATGGCGAATCAATTCAAAAAGGCCGGTTGCACAAATGTGCATTTAGAACCTTGGGGTTCGATTCCGGTTGGGTTTGATCGTGGCCGAAACTCCTTTGGGCGGATGAACACCCCGGTTGCTCGTCAGTTTGAGTTCACTTCGCCAAGCTGGACCGAAGGCACGAAGGGAGCCATGAAGGGGCTGGCTATCGCCTGCCCGAAGGACAAAGCAGAGCTAGACGCGATGAAAGAAAAGTTGAAAGGAGCATGGGTGGTGATGGATCGTCAGCCACGGCGCTCACGTCCAGGGGCAGATGCGCCTTCGCCAGAGGTACAGGCGCAGATCGATTTGGATGCCGCAATTGATGGACTCGGAATCGCGGGGCGCGTCTATGCCTCGCGAAGCGAGCTTGTCATCACTTCCGGAAGTTTCCGAGATAAGACCTTCGAGAAGCACCCGATGGACCGAAGCGTGACGATTCGCAAGTCGGACATGGACGCTCTGAAGGCTTCGATGGCGGAAGGCAAAGCGGTTGAACTAGAGTTCAATTTGGACCAGAAGTTCCGCAAAGGGCCAGTTGTTCAAAACAACGTAATCGCCGAAATCAAAGGCACCGAGAAGCCGGACGAGGTGGTGATCATCAGCGGGCACATTGATAGCTGGGATGGACCGGGAGCAGTTGGAGCTTCGGATAATGGCACCGGTTCTTGCACCGCTCTGGAAGCAGCTAGGCTACTCCTGAAAGCAGGAGCCAAGCCTAAACGCACAATTCGATTCATCCTTTGGGGCGGCGAAGAGCAAGGGCTTTATGGCTCACGAAGCTACGTCATCCAGCACGAAAAAGAGCTGGACAAGATCAGCGCGGTATTCGTGGATGACGGCGGAAGCAACTACATCGGCGGCTATAACGGTCATCCCGACATGAAGCCAATCCTTCAACGAGGGATGGATCAGGTCGTCGCCGCATTCCCAGATTTGCCGATGCGTTACACCGAGCGGACGAACCCCAAGACTCAGATTGGTTCCGACCAGGACAGCTTCAACGCGGTCGGCGTGCCCGGGTTCTTCACCCTCGAAACCGGTTCCGAGAAGTACGGGTCTCAGGACTACAACTTCATCCACCACACCCAGCACGACACAATGAAGTACGTGATCCCCATGTACATGGTCCAGTCGTCGGTCGCCCACGCGGTCGTCGGCCTCCAGGTCGCCAACGCCGAGACAATGCTTCCTCGCTATCCAAAGTTCGAGTACAAGCTCAATCCAGACGGCGTTCCGGGGCTTGCTGCGCTTTTGATGAAGAAGTAA
- the hisG gene encoding ATP phosphoribosyltransferase, whose amino-acid sequence MNLKLALPTGRIQQNVYKLLEEAGIRISGGPRSYRPTLSAEGFDTKILKTQNIVEMLAIGRRDIGFAGHDWVREKRADVVHLLDTGFDKVRIVAAAPSGFPSAEAYQGRTLVIATEYVQLAQDWIDLKGMDAKVIRSYGTTEVFPPEDADCIVDNTSTGETLKASGLQIIDELMQSSTALFASQQAMANPDLRGRIEDFVLLIRSVLDARDRVMVEVNVSRESLEAVAACLPSMRQPTVAALHGDAGFVVKSAVKRTDLVTLIPLIKAKGGTDIVVSAISNVIP is encoded by the coding sequence ATGAACCTTAAACTTGCCCTCCCAACTGGGCGCATTCAGCAAAACGTGTACAAGCTTCTTGAGGAAGCGGGAATCCGCATTTCGGGCGGGCCGCGCTCCTACCGACCGACTCTCAGCGCTGAAGGGTTTGATACCAAGATTCTGAAGACGCAGAATATCGTGGAGATGCTCGCGATTGGTCGCCGAGACATCGGCTTTGCCGGGCATGACTGGGTTCGCGAGAAACGGGCGGACGTGGTTCATCTGCTGGACACCGGCTTTGACAAAGTTCGAATTGTTGCCGCGGCGCCTTCCGGATTTCCGTCGGCGGAGGCGTATCAGGGCCGAACGCTGGTGATCGCGACCGAGTATGTTCAGCTTGCTCAAGATTGGATTGACCTCAAAGGGATGGACGCGAAGGTCATTCGGAGTTACGGAACGACTGAGGTCTTTCCACCAGAAGATGCGGATTGCATCGTCGATAACACCTCAACTGGCGAGACCCTCAAGGCCTCTGGTTTGCAAATCATCGATGAGCTGATGCAGTCTTCGACCGCGCTTTTTGCCAGCCAGCAAGCAATGGCAAACCCTGATCTGCGAGGAAGGATTGAGGATTTTGTGCTTTTGATTCGATCGGTTTTGGATGCTCGTGACCGGGTGATGGTTGAAGTCAACGTGAGCCGAGAGTCGCTGGAAGCAGTGGCGGCCTGCTTGCCGTCCATGCGTCAGCCGACGGTGGCTGCGCTTCACGGAGACGCAGGATTCGTCGTGAAATCGGCGGTCAAGCGAACCGATTTGGTGACGCTGATTCCGCTGATCAAGGCGAAAGGGGGCACCGATATCGTGGTTTCAGCGATATCGAACGTCATCCCATGA
- the hisH gene encoding imidazole glycerol phosphate synthase subunit HisH, producing the protein MSRVVGVIDTRVANTASIFAGLRRAGLEPVAVGSAADLEGQEAVVLPGVGAFAAGMSALDRMCLVEPLQDWIAADRPFLSVCLGMQLLFESSEESPGVAGLGVVPGAVTRFPDGVVIPHFGWNQIASSSDFFADGDVYFANSFRATEAPEGWETATCDHGGSFLAGIRKGRVAAVQFHPEISGAVGASLLDRWAQW; encoded by the coding sequence ATGAGCCGCGTCGTCGGGGTGATCGATACTCGCGTGGCGAACACCGCCAGCATCTTTGCTGGGTTGCGTCGGGCTGGGTTGGAGCCGGTTGCGGTCGGTTCGGCGGCCGATTTGGAGGGGCAAGAAGCTGTGGTTCTTCCCGGCGTTGGAGCATTTGCCGCTGGCATGTCTGCTCTCGACAGAATGTGTTTGGTGGAGCCACTGCAGGACTGGATCGCGGCGGATCGGCCGTTCTTGTCGGTTTGTTTGGGAATGCAGTTGCTGTTTGAATCGAGCGAAGAATCGCCAGGAGTTGCCGGTTTAGGAGTCGTGCCAGGTGCGGTCACCCGATTCCCGGATGGAGTCGTCATCCCTCACTTCGGCTGGAATCAGATTGCTTCGTCGTCCGATTTTTTTGCTGATGGAGACGTGTACTTTGCCAATTCCTTTCGCGCTACAGAGGCGCCGGAGGGGTGGGAAACGGCCACTTGTGATCATGGCGGATCGTTCCTCGCGGGAATTCGGAAGGGCCGAGTTGCGGCGGTCCAGTTCCACCCCGAAATCTCCGGAGCCGTCGGAGCTTCGCTTCTAGATAGGTGGGCTCAATGGTAA
- the hisF gene encoding imidazole glycerol phosphate synthase subunit HisF: protein MVTKRIIPCLDCRDGRVVKGINFQGLKDAGSPVELSLRYQDEGADEIVILDVGATVEGRQNQLDTIRAVRVDLAIPLTVGGGVRELRDIEALLDAGADKVSINTAGVDRPELIREASEAFGAQCTVVAIDTKWIGDRWSVLTRAGRDVRDIDTLAWCREVAALGAGEILLTSFDRDGTKEGYDLKLLRAASEAVSIPIIASGGARVADDLFDAFEAGANAALAASIFHYDNLHISDIKAHLAGKGITIRQ, encoded by the coding sequence ATGGTAACCAAACGGATCATCCCCTGCCTGGATTGCCGCGACGGTCGTGTCGTCAAGGGCATCAACTTTCAGGGCCTGAAGGATGCAGGTTCTCCTGTCGAGCTTTCCTTGCGCTACCAGGATGAAGGCGCGGACGAGATTGTCATTCTGGACGTTGGCGCGACAGTTGAAGGGCGGCAAAACCAGCTCGACACGATTCGCGCTGTGCGGGTTGATCTCGCGATTCCGCTGACGGTTGGCGGCGGGGTTCGCGAACTTCGGGATATCGAGGCCCTGCTTGATGCGGGTGCCGATAAGGTTTCGATCAACACCGCCGGAGTGGATCGCCCTGAGTTGATTCGTGAGGCTTCGGAGGCGTTCGGGGCACAGTGTACGGTGGTCGCAATTGACACCAAGTGGATCGGCGACAGATGGAGCGTGCTTACGAGAGCAGGACGAGATGTTCGAGATATCGACACCCTCGCGTGGTGTCGCGAAGTCGCAGCACTGGGGGCAGGAGAGATTCTGTTAACTAGTTTTGATAGGGATGGGACCAAGGAGGGCTACGATCTCAAGTTGCTTCGAGCCGCTAGCGAGGCGGTTTCCATTCCGATCATCGCAAGCGGCGGCGCACGGGTTGCAGACGATCTCTTCGACGCCTTCGAAGCCGGGGCTAACGCGGCCCTCGCCGCATCGATTTTCCACTACGACAACCTGCATATCTCCGATATTAAAGCCCATCTGGCGGGCAAAGGAATCACGATAAGACAATGA
- the hisE gene encoding phosphoribosyl-ATP diphosphatase, translating into MIIPSIDLQSGKAVQLIGGKEFAVDGGDPRAWAREFGIAGEIGVIDLDAALGTGNNRDTIVGILKDHRCRVGGGIRTLEDALFYLDAGALQVIIGTKATPQFCSQLPRARVMAALDTVHGEVVVDGWQTNTRKPIEERIAELRDHVGGFLVTFVEREGRMVTMDMDRCRALKELCGEVPLTVAGGLSTVDEVAELDAMGIDVQVGMALYTRKVDYIDCVLSPLKRRLPDQLWPTVVADEQGRALGLVWSSEESVRLAAKERRGIYYSRSRKEIWRKGETSGAVQELLRIDLDCDRDALKFTVRQSGSGFCHKQTDSCWGDLGGLPVLESTLESRKMDAPAGSYSARLFTEEGLLESKLTEEAKELAEATDREHIIAEAADLLYFVTAKLAQNGISHAEVERELDRRSKKITRRGGDRKA; encoded by the coding sequence ATGATCATTCCAAGCATCGACCTTCAAAGCGGCAAGGCCGTACAGCTGATCGGCGGTAAAGAGTTCGCCGTTGACGGCGGGGACCCACGCGCTTGGGCACGGGAGTTTGGGATTGCCGGAGAGATTGGAGTGATCGACCTGGATGCCGCACTCGGAACGGGCAATAATCGCGATACAATTGTCGGGATTCTGAAAGATCACCGTTGCCGAGTCGGCGGCGGAATTCGCACTCTGGAGGACGCTTTGTTCTATTTGGATGCCGGTGCACTCCAGGTGATTATCGGCACTAAGGCGACCCCTCAGTTCTGCTCTCAATTGCCGCGAGCCCGCGTGATGGCAGCGCTGGATACGGTGCATGGCGAGGTCGTGGTGGATGGCTGGCAAACCAACACCAGGAAGCCAATCGAAGAGCGAATCGCCGAACTTCGTGACCACGTTGGCGGGTTCTTGGTCACATTTGTTGAGCGCGAAGGACGAATGGTGACGATGGATATGGACCGTTGCCGTGCTCTCAAAGAGCTTTGTGGAGAAGTGCCTTTGACAGTTGCAGGTGGGCTTTCGACGGTGGATGAGGTGGCTGAATTGGACGCGATGGGGATCGATGTTCAGGTCGGAATGGCGCTCTACACACGCAAGGTCGACTACATCGACTGCGTTCTTTCGCCCCTCAAACGAAGACTTCCGGATCAGCTTTGGCCAACTGTTGTAGCAGACGAACAGGGACGGGCTTTAGGTTTGGTTTGGAGCAGTGAAGAGTCTGTGCGGCTCGCCGCGAAAGAGCGGCGTGGAATTTACTATTCGCGCTCGCGCAAGGAGATTTGGAGAAAGGGCGAGACCAGCGGGGCGGTTCAGGAGCTACTGAGGATTGATTTGGATTGCGACCGGGACGCTCTAAAGTTCACCGTCAGGCAATCTGGAAGCGGGTTCTGCCACAAGCAGACTGACTCGTGCTGGGGTGATTTGGGCGGCCTCCCTGTCCTGGAGTCAACCCTTGAATCCCGAAAGATGGACGCTCCAGCAGGTTCCTACTCGGCTCGCCTGTTCACCGAAGAAGGATTACTTGAGAGTAAGTTGACCGAAGAAGCCAAGGAACTCGCCGAGGCGACCGACCGCGAGCATATTATCGCAGAAGCAGCTGACCTTCTTTACTTCGTGACCGCGAAACTAGCCCAAAACGGCATTTCACACGCCGAAGTCGAGCGAGAACTTGACCGACGAAGTAAGAAAATCACCCGACGGGGAGGCGACCGAAAGGCATGA
- the hisD gene encoding histidinol dehydrogenase → MIPIYNYSALGEADRKRLMRRSQASLTDIAPTVQQWLVRIEEEGDGAVLDYIRTFDQKEGKLGWQESGSFRMEISAEDISRAYESLEPSLVEAIRKQVFLSRKFHTEYASTLLGEWETVQIEGVRAGYRRVPIARAGLYVPAGKAPLPTVAQILTVAAKAAGVGIAVVTFPPCPWESEAAIIVAANEAGADRIFRVGGIAAIGALAFGTESVPQVDKIAGPGNLYVQAAKLFVSDRVGIDMFAGPSEAMFIADETANPAFIAADVLGQCEHGPDSAGVLVTTSHHVALEIRSHIDLQLQEMDRQAYAEKALDRYSAILVFETEQELLNYVDEYAPEHLEIQTGNPSETLSKLRNVGSVFLGQFSPVAAGDYATGTNHTLPTGGAARYASAVSPETFMRTIQFQEVTRTGLKQLEPIVSEIANAEGLTAHRDSVQIRFK, encoded by the coding sequence ATGATTCCTATATACAACTACTCAGCACTAGGTGAAGCCGACCGCAAGCGGCTGATGCGCCGAAGTCAGGCCTCGCTGACTGATATCGCGCCGACGGTTCAGCAGTGGCTTGTGCGGATCGAAGAAGAAGGTGATGGGGCAGTGCTCGACTATATCCGAACCTTCGATCAGAAGGAAGGCAAACTTGGATGGCAAGAGTCAGGTAGTTTCCGCATGGAAATCTCCGCCGAGGATATCTCCAGAGCCTACGAATCGCTTGAGCCAAGCCTGGTTGAGGCCATCCGGAAGCAAGTTTTTCTATCGCGAAAGTTCCACACCGAGTACGCCTCAACACTTCTAGGCGAATGGGAGACAGTGCAGATCGAAGGCGTTCGGGCGGGCTACCGCCGCGTGCCCATCGCTCGGGCCGGGCTTTACGTTCCCGCTGGAAAGGCACCCCTGCCGACGGTTGCTCAGATACTCACAGTCGCAGCGAAAGCTGCCGGAGTTGGAATCGCTGTCGTTACCTTTCCGCCGTGCCCGTGGGAAAGTGAGGCGGCGATCATCGTCGCCGCAAACGAGGCGGGTGCGGATCGAATCTTTCGGGTGGGCGGCATCGCCGCCATAGGGGCTCTCGCCTTCGGAACCGAGAGCGTTCCGCAGGTCGACAAGATTGCAGGACCGGGAAACCTTTACGTTCAAGCCGCCAAACTGTTCGTTTCCGACCGAGTCGGGATCGACATGTTTGCTGGACCAAGTGAGGCGATGTTCATCGCTGACGAGACAGCGAATCCTGCGTTCATTGCCGCCGATGTTCTAGGTCAATGCGAGCATGGTCCAGACTCTGCAGGGGTGCTAGTTACAACATCCCACCATGTAGCGCTGGAAATCCGATCCCATATTGACCTTCAGCTTCAAGAAATGGACAGGCAAGCCTACGCCGAAAAGGCGCTTGATCGCTACTCGGCAATCCTTGTATTTGAAACGGAACAAGAACTGCTCAACTACGTTGACGAATACGCCCCCGAGCACCTCGAAATCCAAACCGGAAACCCCTCTGAAACTCTGTCAAAGCTCAGGAACGTCGGTTCGGTTTTCCTCGGCCAATTCTCTCCGGTCGCAGCGGGCGACTATGCCACGGGAACTAACCACACCCTTCCTACGGGCGGTGCAGCGCGATACGCCTCGGCGGTTAGCCCTGAGACGTTTATGCGGACGATCCAATTTCAGGAAGTCACCCGGACGGGATTGAAACAGCTCGAGCCAATTGTCTCAGAGATCGCCAACGCGGAGGGATTAACAGCCCACAGAGACTCAGTTCAAATCAGGTTCAAGTAA